GAAATCGCGATATAATAGAGTAATCCAATTCCAACATCGGCAAAATGAAAAGTGTCTGTAAAGGGAAGAACAGCTAGCACAAGAAAGGCGGGAACAAAAGCAACAACTGGAGCTATCATAAATAGTGGTTTATCCGCCGCTTTCGGAATCGTATCTTCTTTTAAAAGTAGCTTTAGTACATCTGCAACAGTTTGCAATAACCCCCATTTCCCTCCAACTTGATTTGGCCCTATCCTCCCTTGCATAAACCCCATGATTTTACGTTCAGCTAGAATACCATATGTAACAAATCCTAAAATACCTGCCATAAAAACAATTGTCATCGAAAAGAAAATGATCATCGTATTCCAGCTCGGAGACGCTTGTAACAAATCACTGACCATTATCCATCCACCTCTCCCAGCACAATATCGATGGCTCCTAAAATGGTAATTAAGTTGGCAATGTTTTCACCTTTCAATAAGTACGGAAGAATTTGCAAGTTAAAAAAAGAAGGCCTTCTAAATTTTAATCGATAGGGCTCTTTTTTCCCTTCACTGGCAATATAGCAGCCAATTTCTCCTCTTGGCGACTCAATTCGAACGTACACTTCCCCTTTCGGCGGCTTGATCATCCTCGGAACCTTCGCTTGAATTTGTCCTTCATTCGGAAACTGCTCAACAGCCTGCTCTACTATATTCAAGGATTCCTCTATTTCTTCTAATCGGCATTGATACCTAGCAAACGCATCTCCTTTTTGTCTAATAGGAACGTTGAAGTTAAATCTTTCATAAATTGAATATGGCTCCTTTTTGCGAAGATCCCAGTCAACCCCTGTACAGCGTAGATTTGCTCCACTTAACGAGTAGCTGATGGCTTCTTCTTTTGAATAAATCCCAACACCTTTTACACGGTTTAAAAAGATTTCATTTCCTGAAACGAAATCATGATAACCTTTTAGCTGTTCTCGCATATAAGGAATAAAGTCACGAACCTTATCGATCCAATCATCCGGAGCATCCCATTTAACCCCGCCTATTCTCATATAATTAAACGTTAGGCGCGCTCCCGATAATTCGGTTAGTAAATTTATAATCATTTCTCGCTCCCGAAAGGCATAAAGAAATGGACTAACCGCGCCTATATCTAATAAATAGGTCCCCCACCAGACAAGGTGACTGGCAATTCGTCCAAGCTCCATCGCAATGACGCGTAAAAATTCTGCTTTCTCTGGCACTTCTAAACCCATCAACGTTTCGACGGCGTGGCAAAGGACATAATTATTGGTCATTGCTGACAAATAATCCATCCGGTCTGTATAGGGAATGATTTGCGTATAAGTCAAGTCTTCAGCTAGTTTTTCAGTCCCCCTATGTAAATAGCCAATCACCGGTGTTGCTTCTGTAATGATTTCTCCTTCAATTTTAATGACTAACCGAAATACACCATGCGTACTCGGATGTTGAGGTCCAACATTTAAAAGCATTTCCTCCGTTCGAATGACCACCTGCTACACCTCCACATCGTAAGGCTCATAATCTTTTCTAAGAGGATGTCCTTCCCATTCTTCTGGGAGTAAGATTCTTTTTAAATTAGGATGATTAAGAAAGGCAATACCCAATAAATCAAACACTTCCCTCTCTGGCCAATTCGCTCCTGGCCATAGCGCGACAAGTGATTCAATTTGTGGGCTCTCCTTGTCTATCTTTACTTTGATCGCAACGGATTGATGGTGCTCAAAAGAAAATAAATGAACGTAAATTTCAAGGTAATCTCCATAATCTGTCCCATGCAAGGTCGATACAAAATCGAAAGCTAGTTTTGGATGGGTTTTTAACAGCTTAGCTACTGAAAAATAGGGATCTTTTTTTTACAATCAATGTTGGAACATCTTTGGAGTGTGAATTAATAAAGGCTTCTTCTAGTGCTTCTACTGTGAGGTGGTGATTGATAATCGATTGGTATTTTGATAAGTAGGGATCTTGTGGTGATGGTATTGTCGATTCTTCTTGTTGGGGTTTTTGGTCTTGCTCATTTTTCTTGGCTAATGCTTTTGCTTTTGCCGCTGCAGCGGCTTTTTTCTTAGCAAGTTCATCCTTGTTTGATTCGTTGCTAGTATCCGTCATTTTAGCACCCCTCTCCTATTACTAATATGCTTTATTAGAGGCCTCTTGTCTTATCTTCACCTTTAGCTTATTAATTCCGTAGATTAAAGCAGCCGGATTTGGGGGACAACCTGGGATATAGACATCCACTGGAACCACTTGGTCAACACCTTTGACAACCGCATATGATTTCACATAAGGCCCACCCGCAGTTGCACATGACCCCATAGCTATAACCCACTTTGGTTCTGGCATTTGATCATATAACCTTCTTAAAACAGGTGCCATCTTTTTCGTTACTGTACCAGAAACAATCATGACATCAGACTGACGAGGAGATGTCCGAAAAAAGGAGCCAAAGCGATCCAAATCATAATGTGAAGCCCCTACGCCCATCATCTCAATGGCACAACAGGCCAATCCAAAGGTCAGCGGCCATAACGAATTGCTCCTTGCCCAACCTTTCAATTGTTCCAAAGTCGTTAAAAAAACATTGTCCTTTAACTTTTCCATTTCTTGATCTGAAATTGAGTTTAAATTTATTTCCACGTTAACACCTTCTTTTTCCATGCATATAACAACCCTACTAAAAGCATAAAGACAAAAATCAGCATTTCTACTAGTGCGAATATTCCTAATTTTTGATATGCAACAGCCCAAGGATATAAAAAGATTGTCTCAACATCAAAGATCACAAATAACAAAGCGACCATATAATACTGAACATTAAATTGAATCCGTGACGAATGAAACGGCTCAATTCCACTTTCGTATGTCGTTTGTTT
This portion of the Bacillus carboniphilus genome encodes:
- a CDS encoding NADH-quinone oxidoreductase subunit D; translation: MLLNVGPQHPSTHGVFRLVIKIEGEIITEATPVIGYLHRGTEKLAEDLTYTQIIPYTDRMDYLSAMTNNYVLCHAVETLMGLEVPEKAEFLRVIAMELGRIASHLVWWGTYLLDIGAVSPFLYAFREREMIINLLTELSGARLTFNYMRIGGVKWDAPDDWIDKVRDFIPYMREQLKGYHDFVSGNEIFLNRVKGVGIYSKEEAISYSLSGANLRCTGVDWDLRKKEPYSIYERFNFNVPIRQKGDAFARYQCRLEEIEESLNIVEQAVEQFPNEGQIQAKVPRMIKPPKGEVYVRIESPRGEIGCYIASEGKKEPYRLKFRRPSFFNLQILPYLLKGENIANLITILGAIDIVLGEVDG
- a CDS encoding NADH-quinone oxidoreductase subunit C, translated to MLKTHPKLAFDFVSTLHGTDYGDYLEIYVHLFSFEHHQSVAIKVKIDKESPQIESLVALWPGANWPEREVFDLLGIAFLNHPNLKRILLPEEWEGHPLRKDYEPYDVEV
- a CDS encoding NuoB/complex I 20 kDa subunit family protein; this translates as MEKLKDNVFLTTLEQLKGWARSNSLWPLTFGLACCAIEMMGVGASHYDLDRFGSFFRTSPRQSDVMIVSGTVTKKMAPVLRRLYDQMPEPKWVIAMGSCATAGGPYVKSYAVVKGVDQVVPVDVYIPGCPPNPAALIYGINKLKVKIRQEASNKAY
- a CDS encoding NADH-quinone oxidoreductase subunit A, whose translation is MNTYINSYLLIFVFLVVGILLPLAALTIGRILRPKAPNAEKQTTYESGIEPFHSSRIQFNVQYYMVALLFVIFDVETIFLYPWAVAYQKLGIFALVEMLIFVFMLLVGLLYAWKKKVLTWK